In Paraburkholderia terrae, the following proteins share a genomic window:
- a CDS encoding SMI1/KNR4 family protein → MESEHFSGWHLNDGASDQAIAKLKKQLSFSLPTDYLSFLREHDGGEGFLGQNYLMLWKAEELVTFNREYEVSEYAPGLFLFGSDGGGEAYAFDTRSSSMNVVRVPFIGMDLAYATPIANGFSQFLSVLTL, encoded by the coding sequence ATGGAAAGCGAACATTTTTCAGGTTGGCATTTGAACGATGGAGCATCGGATCAGGCTATCGCGAAATTGAAGAAACAACTAAGTTTTAGTCTTCCTACTGACTATCTCTCTTTTCTACGCGAACACGATGGTGGAGAGGGGTTTCTTGGTCAGAACTACCTCATGCTTTGGAAAGCAGAGGAGCTCGTCACTTTCAACAGAGAATATGAGGTTTCGGAATATGCGCCGGGGTTGTTTCTTTTCGGATCGGATGGGGGAGGGGAGGCATACGCCTTCGATACTCGTTCCAGTTCGATGAACGTTGTCCGGGTTCCATTCATCGGAATGGACTTGGCATACGCCACGCCGATCGCGAATGGTTTTTCCCAGTTTCTTTCGGTATTGACGTTATGA